A stretch of Phragmites australis chromosome 12, lpPhrAust1.1, whole genome shotgun sequence DNA encodes these proteins:
- the LOC133886314 gene encoding uncharacterized mitochondrial protein AtMg00810-like, with protein MKATFQMSDLGLLHYYLGMEVTQSADGITLGQSAYAAKILKNAGLVGCNPSYIPMEPCLKLSKASTAPAVDVTTYRSIVGSLRYLMNTRPDLAYSVGYVSRFMEKPTTEHLVAVKRVLRYISGTLDFGYHYTRKKKDAQLIGYSDSDLAGDIDTRKSTTGVVFFLGNNVITWQSQKQKVVALSSCEAEYIAGTTAACQGVWLARLLAELKGEKAGAFQLNIDNESAIQLSKNPVFHDRSKHIDTRFHYIRECIEEGRMSVASIGTIEQLADIMTKALARRFCELRAKLGLVNLKQIRKA; from the coding sequence ATGAAGGCCACATTCCAGATGAGTGATCTGGGTTTGCTGCACTACTACCTCGGCATGGAGGTGACGCAGTCGGCGGATGGGATCACCCTGGGCCAGAGCGCGTACGCGGCGAAGATCCTGAAGAACGCCGGGCTGGTTGGGTGCAATCCCAGCTACATCCCGATGGAGCCGTGCCTCAAGCTGAGCAAGGCGAGTACAGCTCCCGCCGTCGACGTAACCACGTATAGGAGCATCGTCGGCTCGCTGCGGTACCTGATGAACACAAGGCCAGACCTGGCCTACTCGGTGGGCTACGTGAGCCGCTTCATGGAGAAGCCAACCACCGAGCACCTGGTGGCTGTCAAGAGGGTGCTGAGGTACATCTCGGGCACCCTGGACTTCGGCTACCACtacacgaggaagaagaaggatgcgCAGCTCATCGGCTACAGCGACAGCGACCTCGCTGGTGACATTGACACGCGCAAGAGTACTACGGGTGtggtcttcttcctcggcaacAATGTCATCACCTGGCAGTCACAAAAGCAGAAGGTTGTTGCTCTGTCTTCGTGCGAAGCAGAGTACATCGCCGGGACTACGGCTGCCTGCCAGGGCGTGTGGCTAGCGCGCCTCCTTGCGGAGCTCAAGGGCGAGAAGGCAGGCGCGTTCCAACTCAACATCGACAACGAGTCCGCCATACAACTCAGTAAGAATCCTGTCTTCCACGATCGCAGCAAGCATATAGATACAAGATTTCATTACATTCGAGAATGCATCGAAGAAGGAAGGATGAGTGTTGCCTCCATTGGCACCATTGAGCAGCTGGCGGACATCATGACGAAGGCTTTGGCGCGACGCTTCTGTGAACTGCGCGCCAAGCTTGGCCTCGTCAATCTCAAGCAGATACGCAAGGCTTAG
- the LOC133886315 gene encoding uncharacterized protein LOC133886315: MASPRRSRGRTPPGTDKVGTSGNAEGDKTPSRSPTPRPRRSPSHRSCTRDARRPQEVVIECVIRETGGSSNWPQLLMKLKLQARHLWDAVEHGDVEFHDDRTALDAICSAVPPEMVSTLVTKESVKDAWEAIKTLCIGDDRVWKATAQNLRAEYEVITLHDGEAIEDFALRLTGIVQRLAALGDLEADTKVVAKYLRVVRPRYKQLVISIEILLDISQLSIEEVMGRLKAVDDVKPSLPQDAGGKLLLTEEQWIERYKKRKQESGWGSSTSGGHGKHRGKGRGRGAGGNTESRTGSSSGRANPDDICKNYGKKGHWAKDCRGKKREEQAHVAQDDEPTLLLALGAVDYWGAHLESSTPSPLSLPSHDGTTAAPCQFELMEEKVFATFDAADDRDPKRWVLDTGATNHMTGSRAAFSDLDTGIVGMVHFGDGSVVKIEGRGTILFAYKNGEHRAFANVYFIPHLTANIISVGQLDEAGLQVLVEGGVMRVHDKERVLLTKIHRSPSRLYVLDINIAWPVCLAAHANKDAWLWHARFGHVNFGALRKMPLLNQVEQVCDACLAGKHRRTPFP, translated from the coding sequence ATGGCGTCTCCAAGGAGGTCCCGTGGCCGTACCCCGCCGGGCACAGACAAGGTGGGGACGTCCGGCAACGCCGAAGGCGACAAGACACCGTCGCGCTCGCCAACGCCACGTCCACGCCGTTCTCCGTCGCATCGTTCGTGCACCCGGGACGCAAGACGTCCGCAGGAGGTCGTCATCGAGTGCGTGATCAGGGAGACCGGCGGCTCCAGCAACTGGCCGCAACTGTTGATGAAGCTGAAGCTCCAAGCCCGCCACCTGTGGGATGCCGTCGAGCACGGCGACGTCGAGTTCCATGACGACCGCACCGCTCTGGACGCGATCTGCAGCGCGGTTCCGCCTGAGATGGTCTCCACGCTCGTGACCAAGGAGTCGGTGAAGGACGCCTGGGAGGCCATCAAGACGCTCTGCATCGGCGATGATAGAGTGTGGAAGGCGACCGCGCAGAACCTCCGTGCTGAGTACGAGGTGATCACGCTTCACGACGGCGAGGCGATCGAGGATTTTGCCCTGCGCTTGACGGGGATCGTCCAGCGGCTGGCGGCCCTCGGCGATCTAGAAGCGGACACCAAGGTGGTTGCCAAGTACCTGCGCGTCGTGCGTCCAAGGTACAAGCAGCTCGTCATCTCCATAGAAATCCTTCTCGACATCTCGCAACTCTCGATCGAGGAGGTCATGGGGAGACTGAAGGCGGTGGATGACGTCAAGCCCTCCCTGCCTCAGGATGCCGGCGGCAAGCTGCTTCTCACGGAGGAGCAGTGGATCGAGAGGTACAAGAAGCGCAAGCAGGAGTCTGGCTGGGGCAGCTCCACCTCAGGTGGCCACGGCAAGCATCGTGGTAAAGGCCGCGGCCGTGGCGCCGGCGGCAACACCGAATCACGTACCGGCTCCAGCTCGGGCCGGGCCAACCCCGACGACATCTGCAAGAATTACGGTAAGAAAGGCCACTGGGCCAAGGATTGCCGCggcaagaagagggaggagcagGCCCACGTGGCCCAGGATGATGAGCCCACGCTACTCCTCGCCCTGGGTGCAGTGGACTACTGGGGGGCTCACCTGGAGTCCTCCACTCCATCACCGCTGTCGCTCCCAAGCCACGATGGCACCACCGCGGCGCCGTGCCAAtttgagctcatggaggagaaGGTGTTCGCCACGTTCGACGCGGCTGACGACCGGGACCCGAAGCGCTGGGTCCTAGACACCGGCGCCACGAATCACATGACGGGATCCCGCGCGGCATTCTCCGACCTCGACACCGGCATCGTCGGCATGGTGCATTTCGGCGACGGCTCCGTCGTCAAGATCGAGGGCCGCGGGACCATCCTGTTCGCGTACAAGAATGGGGAGCACCGCGCCTTCGCCAACGTGTACTTCATTCCCCACCTCACTGCGAACATCATTAGCGTTGGCCAGCTCGACGAGGCAGGGTTGCAAGTGCTCGTGGAGGGTGGAGTGATGCGGGTCCACGACAAGGAGCGCGTCCTGCTCACCAAGATTCACCGGAGCCCAAGCCGGCTCTACGTGCTCGACATCAACATTGCATGGCCGGTGTGTCTGGCGGCGCACGCCAACAAAGATGCGTGGCTGTGGCACGCCCGATTTGGGCATGTCAACTTCGGCGCTCTCAGGAAGATGCCCCTGCTGAACCAGGTCGAGCAGGTGTGCGACGCCTGTCTGGCTGGGAAACACAGACGCACGCCGTTCCCGTAG